The following coding sequences are from one Lysinibacillus sp. FSL W8-0992 window:
- a CDS encoding Zn-ribbon domain-containing OB-fold protein, whose translation MSYQKPIPLKTQDNQPYWDAADRHELVLQKCETCNSYNHPPGPACSKCGSTELSWESQGSAITGTIYSYVVSYRPFLPGFQDDLPTIIVVVQLDNLKEVKIIGNVLACPPEEVKIGMPVKMTWQDITEDRALPQWIQA comes from the coding sequence ATGAGTTATCAAAAACCAATTCCACTTAAAACACAAGACAATCAACCATATTGGGATGCAGCTGATCGGCATGAGCTAGTCCTACAAAAATGCGAAACATGTAATTCTTATAATCACCCACCTGGCCCAGCTTGTTCAAAATGCGGTTCCACAGAACTTAGCTGGGAAAGTCAAGGTTCGGCTATTACGGGAACTATCTATTCGTATGTTGTGTCGTATCGCCCGTTCCTACCGGGTTTCCAAGATGATTTACCAACGATTATTGTTGTCGTACAACTAGATAATTTAAAAGAAGTAAAAATAATTGGCAATGTGCTTGCATGTCCACCAGAGGAAGTAAAAATCGGCATGCCTGTAAAAATGACATGGCAGGATATTACGGAAGATCGAGCTCTTCCACAATGGATACAAGCATAA
- a CDS encoding acyl-CoA dehydrogenase family protein, translating to MDFSLNQEQEMFRNYVRKYLDDVGQTKVAREFTEGNTSSFQALYAGLAELGCASVNVSEENGGMGLGQLDLVPILEETGRALLPGLYLETNALAVPLLERFGTEEQKAKYLSAIASGEHTFTVAWLEPSGNYKPSNVKLSGTLQDDVLTLNGVKSLVPDVELANSLLVLVRTSEGQGAEGISLVIVDCDDVSLQVQPQKNMDETRLLAEVTFNNVQVSSQQILGTIDHGWDVLQEGLLSFNAALCSSIVGSMEKIVETAVEYANIREQFNQPIGRFQAIKHRLVDMKMDLETARSLAYYANWAIESDAADKVEAVSSARLFATEAFIKVASQSIQIHGGIGFTEEIDCHLYVKRARFYENYLGSTQQYYEQAAVALGW from the coding sequence ATGGATTTCTCTTTAAATCAAGAACAAGAAATGTTTCGAAACTATGTACGTAAATATTTAGATGATGTCGGACAAACAAAAGTAGCCCGTGAGTTTACAGAAGGCAATACAAGCTCATTTCAAGCACTGTATGCTGGATTAGCGGAACTTGGCTGTGCAAGTGTGAATGTGTCAGAAGAAAATGGTGGTATGGGGCTAGGTCAGTTAGATTTAGTACCTATTTTAGAAGAGACAGGTCGAGCATTGCTTCCAGGCTTATATTTAGAAACAAATGCTTTAGCGGTACCGTTATTGGAGAGATTTGGTACTGAAGAACAAAAAGCTAAATATTTATCAGCTATTGCTAGTGGTGAGCATACCTTTACTGTTGCATGGTTAGAGCCTAGCGGAAACTACAAGCCTTCAAATGTGAAATTAAGTGGCACATTGCAGGATGACGTTCTAACGTTGAATGGTGTGAAATCATTAGTACCAGACGTTGAGCTTGCCAATAGCTTACTCGTTCTAGTGCGTACTTCTGAAGGGCAAGGTGCGGAAGGAATATCATTAGTAATCGTTGATTGTGATGATGTGTCACTACAAGTGCAACCTCAAAAAAACATGGATGAAACCCGTTTGCTTGCAGAAGTGACTTTTAATAATGTCCAAGTTTCAAGTCAGCAAATTCTTGGCACTATTGATCATGGGTGGGATGTTTTGCAAGAGGGTCTATTATCATTTAATGCAGCCCTTTGCTCATCGATTGTTGGAAGTATGGAAAAAATCGTTGAAACAGCCGTTGAATATGCGAATATTCGTGAACAGTTTAATCAACCGATTGGAAGATTCCAAGCAATTAAACACAGATTAGTCGATATGAAAATGGATTTAGAAACAGCTCGTTCGTTAGCCTATTATGCAAACTGGGCGATTGAAAGTGATGCTGCTGATAAAGTTGAAGCGGTTTCAAGTGCTCGCTTATTTGCTACCGAGGCATTTATAAAAGTCGCATCTCAAAGTATTCAAATTCATGGTGGGATTGGTTTTACTGAAGAAATTGATTGCCATCTATATGTGAAAAGAGCGCGTTTCTATGAAAATTATCTAGGAAGCACACAGCAATATTATGAGCAGGCAGCAGTTGCCTTAGGTTGGTAG
- a CDS encoding aldehyde dehydrogenase family protein, translated as MKTLNNLKDYQNVINGKAIPSSSGNKMDSYDPATGKVWATIPCSTVEDVEATVTAARTALPGWSALPASERANYLRRIGDMIAQYGDELAELETKDNGWVIRETKFGLIPILSSMWYDAAAAATNVGSKGETVQLGPNTVGFTMREPYGVVVGIIPWNSALWTFTVKAAAALAGGNTVIIKPSELAAAAPLRYGELIQSILPPGVLNVISGTGAEVGDALVRHPNVNKVSLTGSGKTAKAIAESTAQHPKSMVLELGGKSPNIVFEDADLAKAANGVTVNGIFTGNAGQLCVGGSRILIQRSVLDKMIALMKEEITTHIQLGNTLDMQTPMGPVANEMQYKKVCSYIELGQQEGGEIIVGGRFGGANLLPGQDDLADGYWIEPTLLKVESNNLQVCQEEIFGPVAVVIPFDTEEEALAIANDTEYGLGAGVWTSDLNRAHRMIRSIESGNVWVNTYRIVGTELPFGGQKASGFGTDSVLEFTREKTCYIQIG; from the coding sequence TTGAAAACATTGAATAATTTGAAAGACTATCAAAATGTCATTAACGGGAAGGCAATTCCATCATCTTCAGGTAATAAAATGGATAGCTATGATCCGGCAACTGGTAAGGTGTGGGCAACCATTCCTTGTAGCACTGTCGAAGATGTTGAAGCAACGGTGACGGCTGCTCGTACTGCCCTTCCAGGTTGGTCAGCACTTCCTGCTAGTGAAAGAGCAAATTATTTACGTCGTATTGGCGATATGATTGCACAATATGGCGATGAATTGGCTGAACTAGAAACGAAAGATAATGGTTGGGTTATTCGTGAAACAAAGTTCGGACTTATTCCTATCCTATCAAGTATGTGGTATGATGCCGCAGCGGCAGCTACTAATGTTGGGAGTAAAGGCGAAACCGTGCAACTTGGGCCAAATACTGTAGGATTTACAATGCGTGAACCTTATGGAGTCGTAGTAGGCATTATTCCATGGAATTCAGCATTATGGACATTTACGGTGAAAGCAGCGGCAGCACTTGCTGGTGGAAACACGGTCATCATTAAACCATCGGAATTAGCAGCAGCTGCACCGCTCCGTTACGGAGAACTTATTCAAAGTATTTTACCACCAGGCGTTTTAAATGTTATTTCTGGTACAGGCGCTGAAGTGGGCGATGCGCTCGTTCGTCATCCAAACGTCAATAAAGTAAGCTTAACCGGTTCAGGGAAAACTGCGAAAGCAATCGCCGAGTCCACTGCGCAACATCCTAAATCAATGGTATTAGAATTAGGTGGCAAATCACCGAATATTGTTTTTGAAGATGCTGATTTAGCGAAAGCAGCAAATGGCGTCACAGTAAATGGTATTTTCACAGGCAATGCAGGACAGCTTTGTGTCGGCGGCTCACGAATCCTAATTCAACGATCTGTCTTAGATAAAATGATTGCTCTAATGAAAGAAGAAATAACAACACATATTCAATTGGGCAACACATTAGACATGCAGACGCCAATGGGACCAGTTGCCAATGAAATGCAATATAAAAAGGTTTGCTCCTATATTGAGCTAGGGCAACAAGAAGGTGGAGAAATCATCGTTGGCGGACGCTTCGGTGGTGCCAACTTGTTACCAGGTCAAGATGATTTAGCGGATGGCTATTGGATCGAACCGACCTTACTAAAAGTAGAAAGTAATAACTTGCAAGTTTGCCAAGAAGAAATTTTTGGACCAGTTGCTGTCGTGATACCATTTGATACAGAAGAAGAGGCACTTGCCATTGCCAATGATACAGAATACGGATTAGGTGCCGGTGTTTGGACATCTGATTTAAATCGTGCACATCGAATGATTCGCTCTATCGAATCTGGAAATGTGTGGGTAAATACGTATCGCATCGTTGGAACTGAACTTCCATTCGGTGGACAAAAAGCGAGTGGCTTTGGTACAGACTCTGTACTCGAATTCACACGTGAAAAAACATGCTATATTCAAATTGGCTAA
- a CDS encoding acyl-CoA dehydrogenase family protein — MDFSFTKKEEQFRQELRTWLEANLPDGWLQGEVQLDKESKEYELFLRDWQKKLYEGGWAAIAWPKQYGGRNATLMEEIVYQQEMVRVKAPPLINYVGLHMVAPTLMQIGTEEQKEKYIEKIITGEEVWCQGYSEPNAGSDVAAIQTTAVKDGDRWIINGQKVWTSFGHVADRCFLITRTSRLEKKHKGITVFLLDMHQPGVETRPIVSMDGQKDFNEVYLNDAIAYDAEIIGQVDEGWKVIIALLMHERTGIGGQVFTLEQQFNDLVALAKELNDEDEPLIKNPFIRKTMVDLYTRSRGSLLNYYRNLTKQLKNGHPGAESSMDKLLVSELTKELFAQAISMQGHHGVLWKENALMDRSYWQDNYLYSFGQTIGGGTSEIQKNTIAERILGLPKDMGR; from the coding sequence ATGGATTTTTCATTTACGAAAAAGGAAGAGCAATTTCGTCAAGAGTTAAGAACTTGGCTAGAAGCGAACTTACCAGATGGATGGTTACAAGGCGAAGTGCAATTAGATAAGGAATCAAAAGAATATGAGTTATTTTTACGAGATTGGCAAAAGAAACTATATGAAGGTGGTTGGGCAGCGATTGCGTGGCCTAAACAATATGGTGGGCGCAATGCAACGCTTATGGAGGAAATTGTCTATCAACAAGAGATGGTACGTGTCAAAGCACCACCGTTAATAAATTATGTAGGTCTGCATATGGTTGCACCGACATTGATGCAAATTGGTACGGAAGAACAAAAGGAAAAATATATCGAAAAAATTATTACAGGTGAAGAAGTTTGGTGCCAAGGTTATTCAGAGCCGAATGCAGGATCAGATGTAGCGGCTATTCAAACGACAGCTGTAAAAGATGGTGACCGTTGGATTATTAATGGGCAAAAGGTTTGGACGAGTTTCGGTCATGTAGCGGATCGCTGCTTTTTAATAACTAGAACGAGCCGACTAGAGAAAAAACATAAAGGTATTACAGTATTCCTTCTCGATATGCATCAGCCAGGGGTGGAAACACGACCAATCGTCTCAATGGATGGTCAAAAAGATTTTAATGAAGTGTATTTAAATGATGCCATTGCGTATGATGCAGAAATTATCGGTCAAGTAGATGAGGGCTGGAAGGTTATCATTGCTCTTCTAATGCATGAACGAACTGGAATTGGTGGTCAAGTATTTACGCTAGAGCAACAATTCAATGATCTAGTTGCGTTAGCTAAGGAATTGAATGATGAAGATGAGCCGCTTATTAAAAATCCATTCATTCGTAAAACAATGGTGGATTTATACACTCGTTCACGTGGGTCACTATTAAACTATTATCGAAATTTAACAAAGCAATTGAAAAATGGCCATCCTGGTGCAGAAAGCTCTATGGATAAACTACTTGTTAGTGAATTAACAAAAGAACTGTTTGCGCAAGCGATTTCGATGCAAGGCCATCATGGCGTCCTATGGAAAGAAAACGCATTGATGGATCGGTCCTATTGGCAGGACAATTATTTGTACTCTTTTGGTCAGACAATTGGCGGTGGAACAAGCGAAATACAAAAGAATACCATTGCTGAACGAATTCTAGGTTTACCAAAAGATATGGGTCGATAA